The following is a genomic window from Heliangelus exortis chromosome 13, bHelExo1.hap1, whole genome shotgun sequence.
AGTCCCATCGTTGCAGTCAGTAAAAATGCCAGTGTGAGTCTGTAGACTTTTGCCCAAGAAACTTCTCACACCATAACCTGAGCAATTACCTGGGAGTGACAGCAGGAGCATCTCTAGAGAAGTGTGGAAGCAAAATAACCACTCTCTTAATGGTTGTCCTcaagggcagcagcaccaggcaaCAACTGTAGTTCATTGCATAGAGAAGTAATGGTTGGGTGACCTGGGTGAATGCAGATGGGAATTTTTTGTCAGCTAGAATGGAGGTCGTGAGTGTTTTGAAGCTTGTAAGGTTCCTTGGGGTCTCAGGGAACACTTCAGTTGGATCAATCGTATGGAAAGAGGTAAAAACCCTTCATGAGACCTTAGTATGAGAAAATAATATGAACACAAATTAAAGTACAAAGCCTTTAGCTCCATTATTTATGGGACAAcctgtgttcctgcctcagTCAGATCTTTCAGTgccccctgtcacctcctgcttctgtgtccccaggcaggaTGGGTGCACCCAGGGCCATCAGCTGCCACCACAGCATCAGCAGAGaggagcccagagctgctgagctcaaCAGAGGCGGTGACTCCTGGGCCCTCCTCTTATGTGATCATGTTCTTTCTCAGCTTACAAGCTCTTTTTCCAGGAACCCATAGGACCTTACTAACACTGCTGTCAAATTTGTTCAATATTGGCCTGTTTGGTGGAAGGAGTTTGTGGTGGGGAGGCTTGGCCAGCAGGTCGATAGCACCATCGAACAGATCTCATTTACTTGGCAAAAGGTGTGTGCAGGAGTCCTGCAGCTGCAAGGGGAGGCTGTTTTTACAGCAACTCttcatgattttattttcttttatttgtttttaggTACACAGTTACAGCATTTGTTGAGATTTATGGTCAAATGATGTCTTTGAGTAAAGCGACTGTCAAGGGGAGGAATCGGTGTTTGACCAATGCTCAGGATTATCACAGACTGAGGAGAAAGGGTGCTTTTCAGTGTTACTGCTATTTTTTTGATTCATTTGAGAATGTTTCCCCTTCCTCTGTGGTTTCCTTGGTTGGGCTTTTTGCAAAGAAGCGTGGGGGTGGAacaaccattttttaaaaatgaagaaaagtgaTTGTGACATAATTCTAAAGAAAGGGATTCCTTCAGATTTGGTTGcctccttgtctttttttttcattttgattacAGATGAGTGATCTCACTTGTGACATTTAACACTCCTGTGCTGAGGGTGCTCATTTAGGGGAGCTGTATGGCACCCCAGATTTGCTATACACAAAGAGGGGAGAATTAAGGGCATAGTGGGGTTAGCTTCATTGTTCTACCTTTGTTTACAAATAATGCACAAtgctaaaaatacaaaatttccACCCCTTTTGGGAGAGAAGTAAATATAAGCCAGTTGTGACTTTTAAGCACCATTCACCCTATACAGGATGATTCCATATCAGAAGCAAAGCTTGCAAGTATCTCCTGAGAGCCCATCAGCCACAATAACACTGCAATATATATAGTTTTCATCCCCTTGAAATTATACATACAGACCAAAAATTACTTAGGACAGCTTTCTGAAGTAATGGCAAAAGAGATCCTCATGatgataattttaattttgttctatGTTTTGGCTAAGGGTGGTGGTGAAAGAATTATGCCTCCTAATGCTTCTGTCAAAGATGACATTGTTTTACTTATATTAAAGGTAGAGAAATGAGATGAGCTGTGAGTAGTTAGACCTTGTGAAAAGTGAAGTTTTAAATGTGTACTTCATTGTCTGAATGTTCTCAGATGACTTTACTCCCTATAATAACCATAGAAAAAGTGTTGGCAGCATATATATCACAATTAATAAGCCATCCTCCTATTTATGTGCTATAGGCACTCCAAAATTCCCCAGATGTATTTATTATCCAGGTTTATAACCAGATTCAAATCAGACCCTACATTTGTGCCAGAAATTGAACTGCAGTCATCTCACAGCAAATAATTCTGTCTACCTGACAGAAGAGTCTTAAATTCCTGATTTTTCCCAGAATGAAATTCACTTTAATCTGGTActaatgtatttttccttcagttgcCTGCAAAAGAATCCCATAATTTTACAGTAATGATTCCACAGGCAGTGGGAAGATCTGTACACATGTGGCATTATTGTAGGTTTCCCTGGCCATCTAGATGGTGTAAAATCCCTTGACATTTATTGGGACAAGTTTTCTATCTAGGCTTATGTTGAATTTCTCTTTGAGTGTTTTTTCCACCTCTTCATCTTCAAGTGTTATGAATTCCACCAGATCCATATTTTCCTTGTAGTTGTACGTGGTCTCAGAGAGTGTCCACCCAATGAGAGCTCGAAAGCCATCGGTGGTCTGGAGGGTGCAGATGGATTTCTTTGTGAAGAGGGAATCTGGAGAAGTCTGAAGGTAGGTGCACTGGAAATGGAAATCTTCCACTGTCTGTGGCTCAAGGCTGAACATGTAAATTTTCCGACactcttttttctccagaagaTCAGAATTGGAGAAATTCAGATTGGGGACATATTGTTTCCGTCTGACTTTCTCAAGGTGCcagatggcatttttttctgtgaaacgAAAGATGCCTGGAGCCTGGGGCTGGTCTTTCCCTGACACCAGCTCCATTGGTTGCCACATCTGATAGGACACCCCAAAGCCTCCATCA
Proteins encoded in this region:
- the LOC139801939 gene encoding arylamine N-acetyltransferase, pineal gland isozyme NAT-10 codes for the protein MNLEEYFLRTGYKGSLEKQDLETLTDIFQHHIRAVPFENLSIHCGEKITLELEQVYNKIVRRQRGGWCMENNQLLGWVLKHLGYDTSFLGAYVFNPYKNAYATIMTHLLVKVVIDDKTYVVDGGFGVSYQMWQPMELVSGKDQPQAPGIFRFTEKNAIWHLEKVRRKQYVPNLNFSNSDLLEKKECRKIYMFSLEPQTVEDFHFQCTYLQTSPDSLFTKKSICTLQTTDGFRALIGWTLSETTYNYKENMDLVEFITLEDEEVEKTLKEKFNISLDRKLVPINVKGFYTI